A single window of Agelaius phoeniceus isolate bAgePho1 chromosome 16, bAgePho1.hap1, whole genome shotgun sequence DNA harbors:
- the SMCR8 gene encoding guanine nucleotide exchange protein SMCR8, translating to MISAPDVVAFTREEELEDDLYREPPLPEEYSVPLFPFSGQGANPWAKVAGSKFTRDFILISEFSEQVGPQPLLTIPDDAKVSGTFDLNYFSLRIMSVDYQASFVGHPPGSAYPKLNFVEDSKVVLGDSKEGAFAYVHHLTLYDLEARGFVRPFCMAYISADEHKIMQQFQELSTEFSKASECLKTGNRKAFANELEKKLKDLDYTRTVLHNETEQQKKANDKGYYTTQAIEKANELASVEKSIIEHQDLLRQIRSYPYRKLKDSEFHPYEPECALDRADMGSHDQDPTASEPGETHLYTHVPSYTPKLIKAKSAKCFDKKLKTLEELCDVYFFTQTLDQLHHIERTFRGDVCYLLTEQISRALLKQQSVTNFLFEDVSFLDEKPPEKQYRGCQGLGQDAMDEKCLEESLAPKVVISLGSYKSSVECVPIKMEQEMEDSEEPKMSESVMSEQQENLDYLDADIKGSISSGESIEVLGTEKSGSGLTKSESQASLPAMASPQAGRSKVGSRRTVSEDSIEVLSTCPSEALIPEDFKASYPSAINEEPYVDDDQGGLRFTPRASPGVHDGQDDISKQESLVQVDAACCIGKESPNFLEPLAEQLGQKACEEDGVVRIPPQPYRGPAEQGLRGGFPSHQGLSGGLLPYELDSRHLTGSREVSKSSLDECSDSTSHISSAASTCSDRTPSPAQPACAQPGDRHRKRAGQNALRFIRQYPFAHPAIYSLLSGRTLVVLGEDEAMVKRLVTALSIFVPSSGGYTKPVKHWVTSALHLVDFQKWKLIGLQRAVSPGGVNVLHALSRYSRYLSILDADSKTLRCPLYKGSVVARLADHRTQIKRGSTYYMHVQSILTQLCSKAFLFTFCHHLHLPISEREPEESVVNRRMNFLKLQLGLANEDIKIVQYLAELLKLHYIQEPGQGGNPLLRFDYVPSFLYKI from the exons ATGATCAGCGCCCCTGACGTGGTGGCCTTCAccagggaggaggagctggaggatgaTCTGTACCGCGAGCCGCCCCTGCCCGAGGAGTACTCGGTGCCGCTGTTCCCCTTCTCCGGCCAGGGCGCCAACCCCTGGGCCAAGGTCGCCGGCTCCAAGTTCACCCGGGACTTCATCCTCATCTCCGAGTTCTCGGAGCAAGTggggccccagcccctcctgacCATCCCCGATGACGCCAAAGTGTCGGGCACCTTCGATCTCAATTATTTTTCCCTGCGGATCATGTCTGTGGATTACCAGGCATCCTTCGTGGGGCACCCTCCCGGCTCTGCCTACCCGAAGCTGAACTTTGTGGAGGATTCCAAGGTGGTGCTGGGGGACTCCAAGGAAGGGGCCTTTGCCTACGTGCACCACTTGACCCTGTATGACCTGGAAGCCAGGGGCTTTGTGAGGCCCTTCTGCATGGCCTATATTTCTGCTGACGAGCACAAAATCATGCAGCAGTTTCAGGAACTTTCCACCGAGTTCTCCAAAGCCTCCGAATGCCTGAAGACGGGGAACCGGAAAGCTTTTGCCAACGAGCTggaaaagaaactgaaagatctTGACTACACCAGGACCGTCCTGCACAATGAGactgagcagcagaagaaagccAATGACAAGGGTTACTACACAACCCAGGCCATTGAGAAGGCCAACGAGCTGGCCAGTGTGGAAAAGTCAATCATAGAGCACCAAGACCTGCTGAGGCAGATCCGGTCATATCCCTACAGGAAGCTGAAGGACTCTGAATTCCATCCCTACGAGCCAGAGTGTGCCCTGGACCGGGCTGACATGGGCAGCCATGATCAGGACCCGACTGCCTCTGAGCCTGGTGAAACTCACCTTTACACCCACGTGCCATCCTACACCCCCAAACTCATCAAAGCCAAGTCTGCCAAGTGCTTtgacaagaagctgaagacactGGAGGAACTCTGTGATGTTTATTTTTTCACCCAGACCCTTGACCAGTTGCACCATATCGAGAGGACTTTTCGAGGGGATGTGTGTTACCTCCTGACAGAGCAGATCAGCCGGGCTCTCCTCAAGCAACAGAGCGTCACCAACTTCCTCTTTGAGGATGTGTCTTTCCTGGATGAAAAACCTCCTGAAAAACAGTACagaggctgccaggggctcggcCAAGATGCCATGGATGAAAAGTGTTTGGAAGAGTCCCTTGCTCCCAAAGTGGTCATCAGCCTGGGCTCCTACAAATCCAGTGTGGAGTGTGTGCCCATCAAGATGGAGCAGGAAATGGAGGACTCTGAAGAACCCAAGATGTCTGAGTCCGTGAtgtctgagcagcaggagaaccTGGACTATCTGGATGCAGATATCAAAGGCAGCATCAGCAGCGGGGAGAGCATCgaggtgctgggcacagagaagTCGGGCTCTGGGCTGACCAAGTCTGAGAGCCAGGCCAGCCTGCCCGCCATGGCCAGCCCCCAGGCCGGCCGCAGCAAGGTGGGCAGCCGGCGCACGGTCAGCGAGGACAGCATCGAGGTGCTCAGCACGTGTCCCTCCGAGGCCCTCATCCCAGAGGACTTCAAAGCCAGCTACCCAAGTGCCATTAACGAGGAGCCCTACGTGGATGACGACCAGGGAGGCCTTCGCTTCACGCCCAGAGCCAGCCCGGGCGTGCATGACGGGCAGGACGACATCTCGAAGCAGGAAAGCTTAGTGCAGGTGGATGCCGCCTGTTGTATCGGGAAGGAGAGTCCCAACTTCCTGGAGCCCCTGGCCGAGCAGCTGGGGCAGAAGGCGTGCGAGGAGGACGGGGTGGTGCGGATCCCGCCGCAGCCCTACCGGGGCCCGGCCGAGCAGGGGCTGCGCGGGGGCTTCCCCTCCCACCAGGGCCTCTCGGGGGGGCTCCTGCCCTACGAGCTCGACTCGCGCCACCTGACgggcagcagggaggtgagTAAGAGCAGCCTGGACGAGTGCTCGGACTCCACCAGCCACATCAGCAGCGCCGCCTCCACGTGCTCCGACAGGACCCCGTCCCCCGCGCAGCCGGCGTGCGCGCAGCCCGGGGACAGGCACAGGAAGAGGGCCGGGCAGAACGCGCTGCGCTTCATCCGCCAGTACCCCTTTGCCCACCCCGCCATCTACTCCCTGCTCAGCGGCAGGAccctggtggtgctgggagagGACGAGGCCATGGTCAAGAGGCTGGTGACAGCGCTCTCCATCTTCGTGCCCAGCTCTGGTGGCTACACCAAGCCCGTGAAGCATTGGGTCACCTCCGCTCTGCACCTGGTGGATTTCCAGAAGTGGAAGTTGATTGGACTGCAGAG GGCAGTGTCCCCTGGCGGGGTGAACGTGCTGCACGCCCTGAGCCGCTACAGCCGCTACCTGAGCATCCTGGACGCCGACAGCAAGACCCTGCGCTGCCCCCTGTACAAGGGCAGCGTGGTGGCCAGGCTGGCCGACCACCGCACCCAGATCAAGCGAGGCAGCACCTACTACATGCACGTGCAGAGCATCCTCACCCAGCTGTGCTCCAAAGCCTTCCTCTTCACCTTCTGCCATCATTTGCACCTTCCCATCAGCGAAAGGGAACCGGAGGAATCCGTTGTGAATCGCAGGATGAACTTCCTAAAGCTTCAGCTGGGCCTTGCCAATGAAGATATCAAAATCGTGCAGTACCTGGCCGAGCTGCTGAAGCTGCACTACATTCAGGAACCGGGGCAGGGGGGGAACCCCCTGCTCAGATTTGACTATGTTCCCAGCTTTTTGTACAAAATCTAG
- the TOP3A gene encoding DNA topoisomerase 3-alpha — translation MNLSARLFRRARMLPQPWRCFSRAPEELALQRIRRVLCVAEKNDAARGIAELLSNRRMRRREGFSKFNKIYEYDYQMFGQNVTMVMTSVSGHLLAHDFIMPFRKWHSCNPLALFDAEIEKFCPENYLDIKRTLEREIQQCQALVIWTDCDREGENIGFEIIHVCRAVKPSLQVFRARFSEITPHAVRAACENLTQPDQRTSDAVDVRQELDLRIGAAFTRFQTLRLRKIFPDILADQLISYGSCQFPTLGFVVERFKAIQAFVPEAFYKIKVTHDHEDGNVVFNWKRNRLFNHTACLVLYQMCMEDPVATVVDVVSKPKSKWRPLPLDTVELEKLASRKLKINAKETMTIAEKLYTKGFISYPRTETNIFPKELNLSALVEQQTQDPNWGGFAQRILDEGGPTPRSGNKSDQAHPPIHPTKYASNLQGNEQRLYEFIVRHFLACCSQDAKGQETTVEIDIANEQFIAQGLMILARNYLEVYPYDKWSDKVIPLYQKGSRFQPTTVEMVDGETSPPLLLTEADLIALMEKHGIGTDATHAEHIETIKTRMYVGLTADQRFLPGQLGMGLVEGYDSMGYEMSKPDLRAELEADLKLICEGKKDKSVVLQQQVQKYKKVFIEAVARANKLDQALAQYLGEAAEVPEQDEVYPATPLSVRKCPQCNSDMVLKTRKNGGFYLSCMGYPACKTAVWFPDFVVDVTRDESICDVCKPHPVHRLKFKFKKGSVPPVMPLEFVGCIGGCDEMLKELLDLKYLHRSSQPASSTPHPGHHLQANHSLNRSSSETRQARGTSNVARGHLLSINSSRTPRAAPPAAPPAAADDGNAVVCNCGSEALLLTVRKDGPNKGRQFYKCSSSTCNFFLWADEQPQDRGSSTPLQPAAARTPAGFQRPGAGREPLGSSSWDSGGSGGTVCRCEQPAVTRTVQKDGPNKGRQFHTCPKPREQQCGFFQWADENVAPGPSGDDSLNHFGSNGYSRGLGSKAKRPGNLSSASAAKKPRTCSICHQPGHTRKTCPQNH, via the exons ATGAACCTGTCGGCGCGGCTGTTCCGCAGGGCCAGgatgctgccccagccctggcgcTGCTTCTCGCGGGCCCCGGAGGAGCTGGCGCTGCAGAGGATCCGCAGGGTGCTGTGCGTGGCCGAGAAGAACGATGCGGCCCGAGGCATCGCCGAGCTGCTCTCCAACAGGAGGATGCGGCGG cGAGAAGGGTTTTCCAAGTTCAACAAAATCTATGAATATGACTACCAGATGTTTGGCCAG AACGTTACCATGGTGATGACATCCGTGTCAGGACATTTACTGGCTCATGATTTTATCATGCCATTTCGCAAATG gcATAGCTGCAACCCTTTAGCTCTTTTTGATGCTGAAATTGAGAAGTTTTGCCCTGAAAATTACCTGGATATCAAG AGAACCCTTGAACGAGAAatccagcagtgccaagccctgGTGATCTGGACTGACTGCGATCGAGAGGGAGAGAACATTGGCTTTGAGATCATCCACGTGTGCAGAGCTG TAAAGCCAAGCCTGCAGGTTTTCCGGGCGCGGTTCTCCGAGATCACCCCTCACGCTGTCAGGGCAGCCTGTGAGAACCTCACCCAGCCCGACCAGAGAACCAGCGACGCCGTGGATgtcaggcaggagctggaccTCAGGATAG GTGCTGCCTTCACCAGATTCCAGACTCTGAGGCTGCGGAAGATTTTCCCTGATATTTTAGCAGATCAGCTGATCAGCTATGGCAGCTGCCAGTTCCCCACACTGGGATTTGTAGTTGAACGCTTTAAAGCCATCCAGGcttttgttcctgaagccttCTACAAAATTAAAG TGACCCACGACCATGAGGATGGCAACGTGGTCTTCAACTGGAAGAGGAACCGTCTCTTCAATCACACGGCGTGCCTGGTCCTTTACCAGATGTGTATGGAG GATCCGGTAGCGACTGTTGTTGACGTTGTGAGCAAGCCAAAGAGCAAATGGAGGCCCCTGCCTCTGGACACTGTG GAACTGGAAAAATTGGCTTCCCgcaaactgaaaataaatgcaaaggAAACAATGACAATAGCAGAAAAACTCTATACTAAAGG GTTCATTAGTTACCCTCGAACCGAGACCAACATTTTCCCCAAGGAGCTGAACCTGTCTGCCTTGGtagagcagcaaacacaggaccCAAACTGGGGAGGGTTTGCACAGAGGATTTTGGATGAGGGTGGGCCAACCCCTCGGAGTGGAAACAAATCTGATCAGGCTCACCCTCCCATTCACCCCACAAAATACGCCAGCAACCTGCAG GGCAACGAGCAGAGACTCTATGAGTTCATTGTGCGCCACTTCTTGGCTTGCTGCTCTCAAGATGCCAAAGGACAGGAAACAACCGTGGAGATTGACATTGCCAACGAGCAATTCATCGCTCAGGGACTCATGATCCTGGCCAGAAATTACCTGGAAGTGTATCCTTATGACAAGTGGAGTGATAAG GTTATCCCACTGTATCAGAAAGGGTCTCGCTTTCAGCCCACCACGGTGGAGATGGTGGATGGGGAAACCAGtcctcccctgctcctcacagaagCAGATCTCATTGCTCTCATGGAGAAACACGGCATTG GGACTGATGCCACCCACGCCGAGCACATCGAGACGATCAAGACGCGGATGTACGTGGGGCTGACGGCAGATCAGCGCTTCCTGCCCGGCCAGCTGGGCATGGGGCTGGTGGAAG GCTATGATTCCATGGGCTACGAGATGTCCAAGCCTGACCTTCGAGCTGAACTGGAGGCTGATCTAAAACTGATCTGTGAGGGGAAGAAAGACAAATCTGTAGTGTTGCAGCAGCAGGTccagaagtacaagaaagtctTCATTGAAGCTGTAGCCAGAGCCAACAA GTTAGACCAGGCCCTGGCTCAGTAtctgggagaagctgcagaagTTCCAGAGCAGGATGAGGTGTACCCAGCAACGCCCCTTTCTGTTCGGAAATGTCCCCAGTGCAACAGTGACATGGTCCTGAAGACCAGGAAGAATGGCGG GTTCTACCTCAGCTGCATGGGCTATCCAGCCTGTAAAACTGCAGTCTGGTTCCCTGATTTCGTGGTGGATGTGACCAGGGACGAGAGCATCTGTGATGTGTGTAAACCCCATCCAGTTCACAG ACTGAAGTTTAAATTCAAGAAGGGCAGCGTTCCCCCTGTGATGCCCCTGGAGTTCGTGGGCTGCATTGGAGGCTGTGATGAGATGCTGAAAGAGCTTTTGGACCTCAAGTACTTGCACAGATCATCCCAACCTGCATCATCCACCCCCCATCCCGGGCATCACCTGCAGGCCAACCACTCCCTGAACAGATCCAGCAGTGAGACCAGGCAAGCCAGGGGGACCTCAAACGTGGCACGGGGACACCTGCTCTCCATCAACTcctccaggacccccagggctgctcctccagctgctcctccagctgctgcagacgATGGCAATGCTGTGGTGTGCAACTGTGGGAGCGAGGCGCTGCTGCTGACCGTGCGCAAGGACGGCCCCAACAAGGGCCGCCAGTTCTACAagtgcagctccagcacctgcaACTTCTTCCTCTGGGCTGAcgagcagccacaggacagaGGCAGCTCCACGCCGCTCCAGCCCGCTGCTGCAAGAACCCCAGCAGGATTCCAGCggccaggggcaggcagggagcccctgggaagcagcagctgggacagtggtggcagtggtggcacgGTGTGCAGGTGTGAGCAGCCCGCGGTGACGCGCACCGTGCAGAAGGACGGCCCCAACAAGGGGAGGCAGTTCCACACCTGCCCCAAGCCCCGGGAGCAGCAGTGTGGATTCTTCCAGTGGGCAGATGAGAACGTGGCACCAG GCCCTTCTGGAGATGACTCTTTGAACCACTTTGGCAGCAATGGATACTCCAGAGGGTTGGGAAGCAAGGCCAAGAGACCAGGCAATCTCTCCTCAGCATCTGCTGCCAAGAAGCCACGGACCTGCAGCATTTGccaccagcctgggcacacGAGGAAAACCTGTCCTCAGAACCActga
- the MIEF2 gene encoding mitochondrial dynamics protein MID49: MAAFWQQRGRRQESGGLGSVLDGLGSVFDVLLANARLVLGVSGAAVLAIATLAVKRLIDRATSPRDEGDPKAEQKSLEDSWQDLALIKTTPKPAKKQRREDLSALLLSPAQPVVADPRGSSAPLGAQVQSSPVRCLTLQEKLLSHSSQLAVPEFQVSLVPQLARSICSQLQNFLRSKFPELPFGRLSLSGALLDGLEVLAADHVHLMLPLVLDAGLWSLISGEDTVVRNPQYWMIKRIDLGYFPRGCSPWDRFMVGRYLSSSVLNETLHKLLVASINWPAIGGLLGCAIHPVVASRELKLEVKHDQLDLSITLLPVVEMEDKVLLAVPPEGLVENLWLESFYRAEVSRLKKLDAADSGARQLCLRILNGVCKSQPRLHKLGGSPLSHLILHLSDTASDWAEESLADRFQQVLEELVASLEKGVLPSYFNPKINLFSRLLEEEIDEMGFVLYRAITEPEVLLK, translated from the exons ATGGCGGCGTTTTggcagcagcggggcaggcGGCAGGAGAGCGGCGGGCTGGGCAGTGTCCTGGACGGGCTGGGCAGCGTGTTCGATGTGCTGCTGGCCAatgccaggctggtgctgggcGTCAGCGGCGCCGCCGTGCTGGCCATCGCCACGCTGGCTGTCAAGAGG ctgATTGACCGAGCCACCAGCCCTCGGGATGAGGGCGATCCCAAAGCTGAGCAGAAATCCCTGGAGGACAGCTGGCAGGACCTGGCATTGATCAAGACAACACCAAAACCCGCCAAGAAGCAGAGAAGGGAAGACCTCAGCGCGCTCCTGctgtctccagcccagcccgtGGTGGCAG atcccaggggctcctctgcccctctgGGGGCTCAGGTCCAGTCCAGCCCCGTGCGCTGCCTCACGCTGCAGGAGAAGCTCCTCTCACACAGCAGCCAGCTGGCTGTGCCCGAGTTCCAAGTGTCCCTTGTCCCACAGCTGGCCAGGAGCATCTGCAGCCAACTGCAGAACTTCCTGCGGAGCAAATTCCCGGAGCTGCCCTTCGGCCGCCTGTCCCTCAGTGGGGCCCTGCTCGATGGCCTCGAGGTGCTGGCAGCTGACCACGTCCACCTCATGCTCCCGCTGGTCCTCGACGCCGGGCTCTGGAGCCTCATCTCAGGAGAGGACACCGTGGTGAGGAACCCCCAGTACTGGATGATCAAGAGGATCGACCTGGGCTATTTCCCTCGTGGGTGCAGCCCCTGGGACAGGTTCATGGTGGGCCGGTACCTGTCCTCCAGCGTGCTCAACGAGACCCTCCACAAGCTGCTGGTGGCCTCCATCAACTGGCCTGCCATTGGTggcctgctgggctgtgccatccACCCCGTGGTGGCCTCCCGGGAGCTGAAGCTGGAAGTCAAACACGATCAGCTTGATCTGAGCATCACCCTCTTGCCAGTGGTGGAAATGGAGGACAAGGTTCTTCTGGCTGTTCCTCCTGAAGGACTGGTGGAAAACCTGTGGCTAGAGAGCTTTTACAGGGCGGAGGTGTCGAGGCTGAAGAAGCTGGATGCCGCTGACTCCGGGGCTCGGCAGCTCTGCCTGCGCATCCTGAACGGCGTCTGCAagagccagcccaggctgcacaaACTGGGGGGCAGCCCCCTGAGCCACCTGATCCTGCACCTCAGTGACACTGCCTCGGACTGGGCAGAGGAGAGCCTTGCTGACAGGTTCCAGCAGGTGCTCGAGGAGCTGGTGGCTTCCCTGGAGAAAGGAGTCCTGCCTTCCTATTTCAACCCCAAAATCAACCTGTTCTCCAGGCTCTTGGAAGAGGAAATTGATGAGATGGGCTTTGTGCTCTACAGGGCCATAACTGAGCCAGAGGTCCTGCTGAAGTGA
- the FLII gene encoding protein flightless-1 homolog, producing MAATGVLPFVRGVDLSGNDFKGGYFPEHVKAMTSLRWLKLNRTGLCYLPEELAALQKLEHLSVSHNSLTTLHGELSGLPCLRAIVARANSLKNSGVPDDIFQLDDLSVLDLSYNQLTECPRELENAKNMLVLNLGHNSIDTIPNQLFINLTDLLYLDLSDNKLESLPPQMRRLVHLQTLILNNNPLLHAQLRQLPAMTALQTLHLRNTQRTQSNLPTSLEALVNLADVDLSCNDLSRVPECLYTLGSLRRLNLSSNQITELSLCIDQWTQLETLNLSRNQLTSLPSAICKLTKLKKMYLNSNKLDFDGIPSGIGKLTNLEEFMAANNNLELIPESLCRCSKLRKLVLNKNRLVTLPEAIHFLTDLEILDVRENPSLVMPPKPADRSSEWYNIDFSLQNQLRLAGASPATVAAAAAGSSTKDPLARKMRLRRRKDSAQDDQAKQVLKGMSDVAQEKNKKIEESGEAKAPDLKTRRWDQGLEKPQLDYSEFFSEDVGQLPGLCVWQIENFVPTLVDEAFHGKFYEADCYIVLKTFLDENGSLNWEIYYWIGQEATLDKKACSAIHAVNLRNYLGAECRSIREEMGDESEEFLQVFDNDISYIEGGTASGFFTVEDTQYVTRLYRVYGKKNVKLEPVALKGTSLDPRFVFLLDHGLDLLVWRGSQATLSSTTKARLFAEKINKNERKGKAEITLLTQGQETPEFWEVLGGQPEEIRPCVPDDFQPHKPKLYKVGLGLGYLELPQINYKLSVEHKKRLKADLMPEMRLLQSLLDTKSVYILDCWSDVFIWIGRKSSRLVRAAALKLSQELCTMLHRPKHAMVTRNLEGTECQVFKSKFKNWDDVLRVDYTRNAETVLQDGGLAGKVRKDAEKKDQMKADLTALFLPRQPPMPLSEAEQLMEEWNEDLDGMEGFVLEGKKFTRLPEEEFGHFHTHDCYVFLCRYWVPVEYEEDEEKKKKGEGKGEEEGEEEEEEKQPEEDSQCIVYFWQGREASNMGWLTFTFSLQKKFESHFRGKLEVVRMTQQQENPKFLSHFKRRFVIHRGKRKDRVSTPQPSLYHIRTNGGALCTRCIQINTDAALLNSEFCFILKVPFESTDNQGIVYTWVGRAADPDEAKLAEDIMNHMFDDSYSKQVINEGEEPENFFWVGIGGQKPYDEDADYMKHSRLFRCSNEKGYFSVSEKCSDFCQDDLADDDIMLLDNGREVYMWVGTQTSQVEIKLSLKACQVYIQHMRSKDPTHPRKLRLVRKGNEPWPFTRCFHAWSVFRKPPT from the exons ATGGCGGCCACCGGCGTCCTGCCCTTCGTCCGCGGCGTCGATCTCAGCGGCAACGACTTCAAG GGCGGGTACTTCCCGGAGCACGTCAAGGCCATGACGAGCCTGCGCTGGCTGAAGCTGAACCGCACGGGGCTCTGTTACCTGCCCGAGGAGCTCGCTGCTCTCCAGAAGCTG GAACACCTCTCCGTGAGCCACAACAGCCTCACCACACTCCATGGGGAGCTCTCCGGCCTGCCCTGCCTCCGG GCAATTGTGGCTCGTGCAAACAGCCTGAAGAACTCAGGAGTCCCTGATGACATCTTCCAGCTGGATGACCTCTCAGTGCTG GACCTGAGCTACAACCAGCTCACAGAGTGtcccagggagctggagaaTGCCAAGAACATGCTGGTCCTTAACCTGGGCCACAACAG CATCGACACCATCCCCAACCAGCTCTTCATCAACCTGACGGATCTGCTGTACCTGGACCTGAGTGACAACAAGCTGGAGAGTCTCCCACCGCAGATGAGGCGCCTGGTGCACCTGCAGACCCTCATCCTCAACAACAACCCCCTGCTGCACGCCCAGCTCCG gcaGCTCCCGGCCATgacagccctgcagaccctgcACCTGCGCAACACCCAGCGCACGCAGAGCAACCTGCCCACCAGCCTGGAGGCCCTGGTGAACCTGGCAG ATGTGGACCTGTCCTGCAATGACCTCAGCCGTGTCCCCGAGTGTCTCTacaccctgggcagcctgcGGCGCCTCAACCTGAGCAGCAACCAGATCACAGAGCTGTCCCTCTGCATCGACCAGTGGACCCAGCTGGAGACCCTCAACCTGTCCCGCAACCAGCTCACCTCCTTACCT TCGGCCATCTGTAAGCTGACCAAGCTGAAGAAGATGTACCTGAACTCCAACAAGCTGGACTTTGACGGGATCCCCTCGGGCATTGGCAAGCTCACCAACCTTGAAGAGTTCATGGCAGCCAACAACAACCTGGAGCTCATCCCCGAGAGCCTGTGCAG GTGCTCCAAGCTGAGGAAGTTGGTGCTGAACAAGAACCGCCTGGTGACTCTGCCAGAGGCCATCCACTTCCTGACGGATTTGGAG ATCCTGGACGTGCGAGAGAACCCCAGCCTGGTGATGCCCCCAAAGCCGGCGGATCGCTCCTCGGAGTGGTACAACATCGACTTCTCCCTGCAGAACCAGCTCCGCCTGGCCGGCGCCTCCCCCGCCACCGTGGCCGCCGCTGCCGCGG ggagcagcaccaaGGACCCGCTGGCCCGCAAGATGCGGCTGCGGCGGCGCAAGGACTCTGCCCAGGATGACCAGGCCAAGCAGGTGCTGAAGGGGATGTCAGATGTGGCCCAGGAGAAGAATAAGAAGATAGAG GAGAGTGGGGAGGCAAAGGCGCCGGACCTGAAGACGCGGCGCTGGGACCAGGGCCTGGAGAAGCCCCAGCTGGACTACTCAGAGTTCTTCAGCGAGGACGTGGGGCAGCTGCCTGGCCTCTGTGTCTGGCAGATTGAGAACTTCGTGCCCACGCTGGTGGATGAGGCTTTCCACGGCAAGTTCTACGAAGCCGACTGCTACATCGTGCTTAAG ACCTTCCTGGATGAGAATGGTTCCCTGAACTGGGAGATCTACTACTGGATAGGGCAGGAGGCCACACTGGACAAGAAGGCCTGTTCAGCCATCCACGCCGTCAACCTCCGCAACTACCTGGGGGCTGAGTGCCGCAGCATCCGGGAGGAGATGGGGGATGAAAGTGAGGAGTTCCTTCAG gTCTTTGACAATGACATCTCCTACATCGAGGGTGGCACGGCCAGCGGTTTCTTCACCGTTGAGGACACACAATATGTTACCAG GCTCTACCGTGTCTATGGGAAGAAGAATGTCAAGCTGGAGCCAGTGGCACTGAAAGGGACATCACTGGACCCCCG GTTTGTTTTCCTCCTGGACCACGGCCTTGACCTCCTGGTGTGGCGTGGGAGCCAGGCCACGCTGAGCAGCACCACCAAGGCCAG gcTCTTCGCCGAGAAGATCAACAAGAATGAGCGGAAGGGCAAGGCCGAGATCACGCTGCTCACCCAGGGCCAGGAGACCCCCGAAttctgggaggtgctgggggggcAGCCCGAGGAGATCCGACCCTGTGTCCCTGATGACTTCCAGCCCCACAAGCCCAAGCTGTACAAG gTCGGCCTCGGTCTGGGCTACCTGGAGCTTCCCCAGATCAACTACAAGCTCTCCGTGGAGCACAAGAAGAGGCTGAAGGCTGATCTGATGCCAGAGATGCGCCTG ctgcagagcctgctggACACCAAGAGTGTCTACATCCTGGACTGCTGGTCCGACGTCTTCATCTGGATCGGGAGGAAATCGTCGCGGCTGGtgcgggcggcggcgctgaagctgagccaggagctgtgcaCCATGCTGCACCGGCCCAAGCACGCCATGGTCACCAGGAACCTGGAGGGCACCGAGTGCCAG GTGTTCAAGTCCAAGTTCAAGAACTGGGACGATGTCCTGCGTGTGGATTACACCCGGAATGCCGAGACGGTGCTGCAGGACGGGGGCCTGGCCGGCAAGGTCCGCAAGGACGCCGAGAAGAAGGACCAGATGAAGGCCGACCTCACTGCGCTCTTCCTGCCCCGCCAGCCCCCCATGCCCCTCAGCGAG GCGGAGCAGCTGATGGAGGAGTGGAACGAGGACCTGGATGGCATGGAGGGCTTCGTGCTGGAGGGCAAGAAATTCACTCGCCTGCCCGAGGAGGAGTTTGGCCACTTCCACACCCACGACTGCTACGTCttcctgtgcag GTACTGGGTGCCAGTGGAGTAcgaggaggatgaggagaaaaagaagaagggtGAAGGcaaaggggaagaggagggtgaggaagaagaggaggagaagcagcCCGAGGAAGACTCCCAGTGCATCGTCTACTTCTGGCAGGGCCGGGAGGCCTCCAACATGGGCTGGCTCACcttcaccttcagcctccagaaGAAGTTTGAGAGTCACTTCCGTGGCAAGCTGGAG GTGGTGCGCATgacccagcagcaggagaaccCCAAGTTCCTCTCGCACTTCAAGAGGAGGTTTGTGATCCACCGGGGCAAGAGGAAGGACAGGGTCAGcactccccagcccagcctgtaCCACATCCGCACCAACGGCGGGGCCCTCTGCACCAG GTGCATCCAGATCAACACGGACGCTGCTCTGCTCAACTCCGAGTTCTGCTTCATCCTCAAG GTGCCTTTTGAGAGCACGGACAACCAGGGCATTGTCTACACCTGGGTGGGCCGGGCAGCTGATCCTGACGAGGCCAAGCTGGCTGAGGACATCATGAACCACATGTTTGATGACTCCTACAGCAAACAG GTCATCAACGAGGGAGAAGAACCTGAGAACTTCTTCTGGGTGGGCATTGGGGGCCAGAAGCCCTACGATGAAGATGCTGACTACATGAAGCACTCACGGCTCTTCAG ATGCTCCAATGAGAAAGGTTATTTCTCCGTGTCAGAGAAGTGCTCAGATTTCTGCCAGGATGACCTGGCTGATGATGACATCATGCTGCTGGACAACGGGCGGGAG GTCTACATGTGGGTGGGCACCCAGACCAGCCAGGTGGAGATCAAGCTGAGCCTCAAGGCGTGCCAG GTCTACATCCAGCACATGCGCTCCAAGGACCCCACACATCCCCGCAAGCTCCGGCTGGTGCGGAAAGGCAACGAGCCCTGGCCCTTCACCCGCTGCTTCCACGCCTGGAGCGTGTTCCGCAAGCCGCCCACCTAA